The sequence CCCGGTTCTCTTCATCAGCTATCCCAGATGAGTGGTGTTGCGATCGCCCGCCTCCAGGGGATGTGGTCACCCTCCGACACCCGATTGCATTGGCCCACACGGTTGTGTCCTGCCTGCTACGCCGAAGCCCCTTGGCACAGGCTGACCTGGCAACTAAACGACCAACCCAATTGCGAAATCCATCAGCGGCGGCGCAGCCGTCCTGGAGAGACATCTCTATTAGCCCAATGCCCCCGCTGTCATCATGCGTTGCCACTGCCGAGCCATTGGGTGAGTGGCCAGTGTGCTCATTGCCAACTCCCGTTCGCGCAGATGCGGTTTTAGCGAGCGGCTACTCACCGGGTCTAGGGTTGAGGTGTCAACTTAATTGACCAGCTAACTTCGCGTCCAGCCACCGGTTCGTGGGTTTGTTGGAACTGCTGCTTCAGCTGCTTCAAGCGTTGCTCCTGTTCGGTGATGTCGCTCGGGTAGTTCCATTGGCCCGGAGTGAGCCGACGAAAGATGACCGCTGACTCCCGCTGGAATTGGGATGCCTCTTGAGTCGCACAGGCATCAAAGAAAGCCGGTTTTATACTAAATCCGAGTCATATACCCCCGAAACGATTAGGCTTGTCATGCGGGCCACCAATGATAGTTAGTTAGGGCCTTAATCTCGGATTGCATCGACAGCAGAGTGCGGCAGCGGGCCTCAAGGACATCTTCGAGATCACTGAGGGCGTCAAAGCAGCGATTGACTAAGGGCTCATCGGCGAGTCGCCAGAGCCGTTCTGCCGGCTGTAACTCGGGTGAGTAAGGCGGCAAGACCTCTAGATGGATGCCGTCGGGTATCACCAGGTCTTTGCAGGTGTGCCATCCGGCCCCATCGATGACCAACAAAATCCGCTTGTGAGGGCCAGCCCCGACTTGATCTGCAAAGGTGGCTAGGGCTTGGTTAAACCAATCGCTATTCACCCGAGGCAGAATCAGCCACTCGGTATCGCCGGTCGTGGGATGAACAAACCCGTAGAGGTACGTCCACTCATAGCGTGGGTCAACCAGGGCCAACGGTCATTGCCCGACTTTGGCCCACACCTTGCGAATAATCGGTTTCAATCCCAAGCGATGCTCATCAAACGACCACGCTTCGACCAGCGCGTCAGGATATTGCTGTTCTAGTTCAGCCTTACGCTCCGGGAGTTTTTTTAAACGCCTCTTGGGCTTCCGGATCACCTTTGCGATGCCGAGGACGAGGCACTTGCAGCGATTGCTCCAAGCGCTTGAGATAGTCCCACCCTCGCTGGGGCCAGACCTTCGTTACCCCAGTGACCTCAGCGATGACGCGCGCCACCTTGGGCCCACTCCAGACCCCGTCATCGTCCGGGGGCGATTGCAATCGAGCTTCCAAGGCTTCGAGCTGCTTGGGGTTGAGCAGACTCCGTGACTGTTGCGGTCGCTGGTCTTTGCGGCGATTGCGCAGCCCATCAGCGCCATCACGGTTGTAATCTTTCACGACAACTCGGGCGTAGTCGTAGTGAAAGCCCACAGCTTTAGCGGCATCAGTCAGCGTCGTTTGTGTGTGAACCAGCCACAGCAGATGCCAACGTCGAGACTCGACCGGGTCAACGCTAGCTCGATAACGCGCTTTAAGCTCGTCGGCTGAAAAATGAGGTTCGAGATGGAGGGGTCTAGGCATTCCTCAACCCTACACTATTTCGGGGGTATACAAGTCGGATTTGGTATTAGAGCTTCAATTTGGGTTTCGAGTTGAGCTAACTGAATCCGGAGCGCCACCATTTGATCAATTACATCGCTAGGCTCAGCCGTGGTTCTGGTCATTGATGGCCTAAAGAATTTTGTCGCTCATCATGATAGGAGTGATGCCGTATCCCTCATGCCAGACTGGCTACCAAAGGGTCTACTGAGCGTACCTGGCAGCCAACTGTGACGACGAACAACCAGAGCATCGGTGTAGTAGACCAACGCCAGCGCGATCGCCAATCTCTTGAGTAATGGCCCCCGTAACGCTGTGCAGGGCCATAGGTAGGGTTCTGCCGCTGGAGAGGGTGCGTCGAGGCGTGCGATCGCAGCGCTCAAGGATGGTGTGTGGGTGCCCTCTCTGCATTGGGGACTGGCGGTTCAGGGAATACACGTGGAAGGTTTCAGCAGGGGGTTGGAGGGGCTGCTGAGGTATTGCACATCTCTGGGGTCTAGCCCTAGGGCGAGGTGCCGTTTGATCTCGGGTTTGGGGGTGGCGATGGTCATGGAGTGTTGCTCCTGTTTGGCTGACTACACACGACGACAAGACTGCAATAAATACAGAATAGTAGTCAGGATAAAGTTTAGCGAGTTACGTTGCAGTCTAGAAGTTGTAAGCGATGATGCAGGGGTGCGATCGCACGTCTTAGGGGCTGAAAGCATTGGAATCTCGTAGAAATTGATTGATACAGATTCCTTATGTCGCCATAGAATATGAGGTTTTATATATTGAATACAGGTATAGAAATAGCATAAAGGATAGGAATATTTTATAGGAGTCGGGGATCACTGGGGATCGGCGCAGGGGTTGAAAGGGCCAAAAGCCTTTATCCATAGGGACTTTGGGGGTTTAAGAGGGTTGCGATCGCATAATGGGGATCACGGCAAAAGGTACAGAAATATAAGAAATAAAGATATAAGAATGGTTTATAGGGGTATAGAGGGTGCAGTCTAGAGTTTTTTGGAATTTGTCGCGTGCCACGATATTTGTCATCGTTGTGCCACGATAATTGTCATGGCGGCTAGAACAGTTGCCTGCTGGGGCTTCCAGCGATTTTGGGGCTGATTCAGCGCCGTGATCGGGGCCGCTGTTCGAGGTTGCGATTGCGCCTGGAGTGCTTGTCCTATAAGGGTTTGGGGATTTGATGACAAATATTGTGGCACGAATTTGATGACAAATATCGTGGCACAAAAAAGGTGCTGGTAAAGAACGGTAAAACGGTTGTGCTGCAATGCTTTGAGAGGGTTTAGAGTAGCAGAATTAAAAGTGCAGAGAATGACAAATATCGTGGCACGTGAGAAAGGTGAAAAAAGTGAACCGGTGACATTGCCGCACCTAGAGACACTGTCCTTAGACGAACGCCGCCGCCTGGAGGTCATTCAAGGCCTAGAACGCTATCGCGGTCAATCCACGTACCGAGAGGTGGAGGCTGCGGCAGCCGCCACTCTGAGCTTGAGCGTGCGCAATCTGAAGCGGTTAGTGCGTCACTATCGCGAACGGGGCATTGAGGGCTTGAAGCGCCAAGTACGCTTCGACGAAGGCAATGTGAGAGTGGACGATAGC is a genomic window of Nodosilinea sp. E11 containing:
- a CDS encoding winged helix-turn-helix domain-containing protein is translated as MPRPLHLEPHFSADELKARYRASVDPVESRRWHLLWLVHTQTTLTDAAKAVGFHYDYARVVVKDYNRDGADGLRNRRKDQRPQQSRSLLNPKQLEALEARLQSPPDDDGVWSGPKVARVIAEVTGVTKVWPQRGWDYLKRLEQSLQVPRPRHRKGDPEAQEAFKKTPGA
- a CDS encoding IS630 family transposase — its product is MALVDPRYEWTYLYGFVHPTTGDTEWLILPRVNSDWFNQALATFADQVGAGPHKRILLVIDGAGWHTCKDLVIPDGIHLEVLPPYSPELQPAERLWRLADEPLVNRCFDALSDLEDVLEARCRTLLSMQSEIKALTNYHWWPA